The segment GTGTCATGTCTTGTGCATATTTCCAATGGATGTTTGGTTGATCAATTGGAACAATAGATCCATGGTAAAATGACAATAACATAGCACCACCAACACATAATATTGTACCTAACATTTTTGCTTGTCCTGCTTTACTCCCAAGTCCCACTCTTTCTAGCCTGTCAAAATTTACAAAGTTTGAATCTCGAAATTTCAAcgagtaattaattaagtaagtaAGTAAGTAATGAGGTCATGATAATGATTACCCAAAGGGGATAGCTAGAAGAAAAGTGACAGCTGGGGTTAGATTTGACAAAGCACATGAAATAGTTGGAGTTGTATTCTTGAGGCCAACAAAGTATGTTATTTGGTTCATACTAACCCTGAAAAATCATATCAATTGAGCCTTTCATCagatttttactttttacaATTTCATTTCATTAGAAATTAAAGTTGAATAAGTGACTCACCCAAAAATAGAGCACAAGAAAATCTGGAAAAGGATGGATGGAGTTAACTTTGGCCTTGTTTTTCTGCACAAAACATATACGTAAATCTCACTTCAAATATTAgatgaaaatagaaagaaaaaagaaaaaaaacgtaCGCAATCCAAATTAGTGTCCAAAAGCAAATATATTTTGTACAACTAAAAAATGATTAGTTGCTATATATCATTTTCCTAGCGTTATGTGATTATATTTCTGGCTAAACTATAgtagataacaaaataaaaaaaattgtacgaAATAACAAAGAATATTAATCAACCTAATAATATCTTGTTGTAAATTTGTTTCTTCCATCTTCTTTCTCCTTCACAATGAAAAAGATACATACCTTTTttaaccccccaaaaaaaaaaaagatcaagaaaatGCAAGATTTTTGGCATAAAGAAggtgaaaatgaagaagtaagCTAGTTAAGCCATGTCTATTTCGTGAACCATTTGCATGgttccaaaaatttaaaaaagtcacGAAAAAATCACCCaaccaaaataatatgcatgCAATTTTTAAGCTTTCTTGGAAAAAGAGATTGAAAATAGAAGCCATAAATGGTACAGACTGTAGATAAAGTTTGTACCTTTCCAAGAAATATGCAAATGGTGCAATTGCAATGGTAGCAAATATTTGTCTGTAAGCTACATGAACAAAAGGGTTCATGCCTGAATCCATTGCAAGCTTTGAAATAATATTCATCCCTGCATACCCTAATTGTACAATCACCATAGTCAACAAAGGCAACAAGTCATTCCCCATATTTAAAATCTTCTTCTCCAACTTCTTCTTGacaataaacaagaagaaaaggaaaatgaagaaagaagagaaatgaAAGATTTAACTAAAGAAAAAGGGCCGGGTTGGTTAGTTTTTATAATGAGAAGTAGTGTTTGTTATGTGtgagaataaatatatatatatacaagaaaaattaaaggGCTTTTGTGAAGTTCAAGAAATGACCTGTATACTCagaaaaaaacaaacaagaacCGTCGATAGGGTGTGAGGGTGGTAGGGGTAGGGGTACGATAAAAAGAGatggattcaagatttaaagtaatatttttacattaatatatagGTATATTgagtttattaattaaatatttgtaacaTTTGAGTACAAGTCAAACCTACTCAGTACTTTAAGAATTGGATCGGTCTAGGGTAGTGACGGGTTCAGATATACTTGAGGTATGTTAATAAACAcctattatacaaatattttttaatgtatatatatatatataacatattgatatttgatcttgacttttatatcaatttatttattatattttgatatctcGTAATAGAAATTCAGACTCTGTTACTATATTTAGGATgggttgggggtgggggtggggtggttTCTTGTAAGACATGGTAGCTTATTTTCATGCATAGAACTTGCCATTAAATTGTTACATGAGATCAAGAATATTGAGGAGAAAAAAGTAGCTTTCAGTTAATAGTATCTTTGGTGATTGCCAGCTTTGGCTTCTTTTTGCATAAGCTTGCAGCAATCAAATTCTATTACATTTTGCCATCTCAGCAGCTTAGACTAAAAGCAATTTTCTGTATGTCACCAAAAGCATGGAGAGTACATTTGACggtttcatttcatttcatgttttgtttggacTTGTGTTCCACttcaattaataattaatcaaagtGTAATCTCATAAATTGCGTTGAGATGGGTGATGCATATAAGTTATTTTATCCTTACTTAGTGAAAATATATAAGGGTTATGTAGAGATATTTACACTAATaatataagatatatattttacaatttCTATTAACCATCTGTATAAGAAAATTAGTTAAAGTCACTTTGTCAATATGTATAACAACAAagtggattttattctttttttattcttcttaacggattgaaagaaataaatgattGTTTTTGTCTTCAAGAATCATTGGAATGATTATATTGGCTTATCTACGAAACGAATTAAGTatagtctcttttttttttattaagggtATGATTGAGTGTACGAATAAAATCTCATATTAATAGTTGAAAAGCTATATTTAAGAtgtaaaatttctaaataatcAAGTGAGAAGGGAAAATAGTGTGAATTTGGCTTAAAGCATCAATACCTCATCATATTATTAGTATTTCAGAGATGATTTGACCCACCAATTGTTACTAACGCAGTCAAGTTCCGGTTGAAATTATTAGGTGTGTCATAAAGTCACACATTATAGctgaaaaagactgaaaaactacataaaatgtataaaaaaatatatgaacttGACTCAAAACGATTAATATAATCACACCACGTTAAAAGTTTGAATTGATTAATTAGcctatatatattattctctctttttttctttgatcgaattttattgaataatttaAGAGGACGTGGAAATGGTGATGACAATGATAACTTATATGTCATCATTGTTATAAATGAAGAAAATCCACGCATCTCTTAGGGGGTTACTATATTGTAAAACGTTTCTTTACAATCATTCATGTAAGGTAGACATGCATTATATTGTCACGAGAGGTTAACACATTGATGCAAGATCCACGTTCAAACCAAATAAAGTTTACAATTCCTTATTGGGAAGAAGaaactatatattaaaaaaaatatttgaaaaaataaaaaggaacaaTAATACATATGTAAGTTGTAACGAACTAGAGTTACAATTTTATACTCGTAGTACAATATTACGAAAGACGGCAGGGGCAATCACCAAAAAAGAATGTCACTTGGACATTAGATGAATCTAGAAGTTTTACtaagaaagaattaaaatataataaagaatagtttaaaataaaataaacaaattgaaataagaaaataataaagaaaataataattttgaaatatactcacgattatttaaattgttttttcttttggacGAAGGTATCACATTATTCAGGTGAGGGATTGTTCTCTTGTGACGTGTGAAATACTCTTTTGAAATCAAAACAGCTAGCTTAGCTTGTTTAATTTGTTcttatcataatttaattaattttgttctaCTAAAACTAAAAGAGGGCacgtaataaacaaaaattaattcatactTACCACCATGCATGCAACAATTGGAAGTAACAATTAATACAACACATCATCTAACTATACAATAAGAGAAAGTTAACAGGATATTATAGTTCACACGTTTCTGCGAAACTCATCAACCAAAGAAAAAAGTGCTAGTCAacgtaaaattatatttatatattatatttatagtcTAAATGATTACGTTTTACagcaaattttatatttgctatgaaGCTTTTACTTTGTAtacattcaattttatacaaattatttgattttgtacaaattcatttatacattgtaatttacataataaaatctgtatttatataattataagtgtatatgacaaaaatatatttatttatatatatatatatatatctttctctcgctttatacaaacatgaTGTtgtacattttttatatttgtatgccgAAAATGGCAATTTTATACTGAACTAGATGGCAAAAAAAAGGAGATGTTTGCTGcgaattacaaataaaataaactatagttatagcatttaatttgaattaatagtttgttatTTTATGCAATTTTCCCAAATAAAAACGTTTATACATATCAACATGAGTTCTGATATAATAGTGAAACTGTTTCACTCTTAATTAAAATGTTCAAATTTGAGCGTTGGGCATGAAGCAAATCTTGTTAAAAGCGATATCCCTAAGTAGACCTTGAAATGCGCTATCTCAATTAACAGATCCTTCTACATCTCTATATAAATACTGATTTATCAAGAATATGCAAGAAAAGTACTTCGAATTATTGATTAATCGTCAAAGATGGCTAGGATTCCAACGTGGACTTGGACATcgatgagaaaaaataaaatgcttataatataatatgtagCAATGATGatcatattttgattaattattggGTAATTAATTTGGAAAGCAACCATATATGCATGACAATTTAGATTGGGACCCTTGTCCTGTATACATCCCGTGACTCAGCTTGCGTTGTGCGTCTTCATTTTGCTTACgttgtttgtatatatataaaaagaaattattaaaatttagataaatttgagttttaatttatatttaagttCATTtcgattaaaataatttttgagatcttttttattaacttaatttaatttaatttatttaaatttaatttaagtggCTCATTTGATATCTTTAGCCAACagtgttttaaaatattctGTTAGTTGGGAGGCGATAgcctttctttaatttttagttttagttttgctTTGTCTTTGTTATAAACTCCTTTTTGTTGTGATAGTATTATTTGAAGGAGAAGAgtttttttgcctttttttatGCTGATTAAATGACAAAAAGAACGGCTAATATTTCACATTATAAATATTTGCACCTTAAGTTTTCTCCCCATCGCACGAAATGTTCTCACCATCACAAATTTCATGATTAAAattcatttctatttttatgGCCAAAGTCCAGAATGATTATTTTCAAAGTTATAACCCTCTTCTTTGGGTcaatttaaaaaaggaaaaatgatatataatagtaaattattaatttaaattaaatattattattatagtttgatttaattgtatccTATAGTAAACTGTTGCTATTTCACCTCTCTACGGGTTTAAATCTCGCTCGCTTGCCACCACCAGTACatcaaaaatgatcattagcgacaattaaaaaataactgctgcaaaatatatatttttagcggcaattagcattctttgtatatgtccatAAAGCCTTTAGAATAATTGGTTCTAATGGTacttaactaatgccgatatagactttagcactctttattaagGTCAATATTTATTGCCACTAAAAGTTTTTTTGTTGTAGTCTCGTTCTCTCCTTCGCCTCTCCCgattttatacaaatgtaaatgtgtaaaatgtgtttgtatttgtataaatcgagagaatatatatatatatatatatatatatatttgttcccctctctccccctCCCAATTCTCGCTTGCTCACTTGTCTCTCTCGCTTTATGCAAAAATgcaaatgtataaattatgtttgtgtttgtataaaggaagagaaaaatgtatatatatacatatatttttgttctccACTCTCCCATTTCCCacatctcgctcgccactctcctagATCTCGCTcgctcactcgcctctctcactttacaCAAACACAAATCTATACATTGTGTTTGTGTtcgtataaagtgagagaaaattatatatacaaatacaaattcaaatattttcatcctatacacttatgattatacaaatacGATCTTCcccttttaaattttcttttgtctttctctctttctcgctttatataatTGATCTTTTATATATGTACACCAAAGtagtacaatttttttcttttatatatgtaagtaaaattatacaactgctttcttttgtatatgtatagcgaaatattAACCCTTCTTCCCCCTTCCTTGTTATCCTCAAAACATGATGCCAGCAGCCCAGCACTACTAATTATTGGCCCATTTGGTCCAACTCAATGACTTCTGGCCCATATTACATTTGACTCAACTTTGAAAAGATTTGGAAACATTACATGACCTAGCCACTTTTGGACTAGCACTAAAACTCAGCCGcagttttaaatttgatttaaaaagagTCACATTTTAATGTGAaagtaattttttgaaaaagaaaaaaaaaattctagacAGAACACGGAAAAAACTCGTGTAATTTTCACTAGtgttaaaaaatgttaaagtttGAATTGCACATATACTAAACTTTCTGAAGAGTACTTACAAATTATAGACGATAACTATTATATTGGCAATTTCCTAGTTTCGGCTAATTCGTTATCAGGCCCATTTGACTTGAGGGTATGtttgaaaaattgtataaaatagtaaaataataacctaaattaaataaaatagctagggtttgatttaattgtgctccatagcaaatattatctaaaatttgccagcgtctctctcccaggaatctcgctcgcctctctcgctttatacacagaagtgtataattctgtttctgtttcgagagaaaattgtatatacacatgcaaaaatgtatatcttcgtgttatacacttaattatacaatttacaaacattttacttcaaaaattgcagagaaaaaggccaacgaattatacgattgcgaattatacaattgcagtgaaatacaattttctctagctttatacaacagaagtgtatatattgtgtttctgtttttgtataaaacgagaaaaacatatatctttttgctataaacttttaattatgcaatatacatacattttaattcgattcaactatatgcaaaacaaattatacaattgcagcgaaataggccagcgaattatacacttgtatatgtatagcgaattatacagtttttatgtttgctatggagcgcaattaaaagtttgctatattatacaaatatgaattttttatttgctatatgtgaaagttgcccttgtAAAAATCGATTTAATCttatattgaattaaaataattactattgctTTATCGGCAAAAAATTGAAGGGAATCGCTGTATTTTAAGGCACATTAAGGGTAATCGTCAGTCACTCATGTCAACTGCATCTATACCCAATTTCGGTTGTATGGTCCATATGACGTGGtcaatctatttattttatttttaaatgtatctCTAAATGAGTCTAAAAAGGTCTGAACTCTTAACAATATTTGATAAAaacttctttttctcttttcttaatCAAATACCATTTACTCCCTCTTGAACTGGTAAGTTTTAATAAATCCTTTcacgtatttttttttatgttaataattttcttgtattgcactatattaataattttcttttattgacaCGTGACAagaacactagttgcaataatatttttggtgtattgttgtttatcaaattttttgaatgaaaaaatagtaccccaaatcatattattaaaactttaatttttttaatcaaaagtcaatattttgttgaaatgaaaattttataatattttagtaatcTAATGTTCAATTTTACTTGCACATTCAGATATTCAAAACAAACATCACTAATTATTTAATTCTCAGATTTAGAGACtacatcttaatattcatacGTGTATTCAGATCAAAACACACATATCTTAAtgcaaatcttaatattcagatgtgtattcaaattcaaaccttttaatcttaatgaaaacaaatgagaccttAATTTAACATGATATCACATCAGACAAAGATTCTGGATCAAATCTCACCGCCATCGTATTAAAACGAATTTCCACAAGATTTCGAACACGTTCAAGTTAGACTTTTCCATTTATTTATTCCATGTTTTGAATGATCGGCAATTAACTAAATAATGCTAGCAAAACCCTTAAGAAAACattgtaatataaaaatatggtcCTCCTAGCTATTCATGAACACTATATATACCCTACCCCATATATAATCTTCTTACTTTAAAGCTAAGCATATAACAATTGTAAATGTATATACTGTAGCTTCTTTCTTGTTTGGgaaaaaatgggaaaaaatttatttcctttctttctaaTGGTGCTAGTACAATTGGGTTCTGCTGGAACAGCTATTATATCAAAAATTGTTATGGATGATGGAATGAATCCATATGTGCATTTGTCTTATCGACAAATTATTGCAACTATTTCTATTGCACCCTTTGCTTACTTCTTCGAGAGgtaaataatcttttatttttatttttttaaaaaaaatatttgatcgaTAATTTATTGTAACGTACCACAAAGAACTCAGAATACCATTTCTATGTAGACATATAATTTGAAATGTATTATTCTATCGAAAACTGTTTCATTAATTACTATTAGTATTTGATATTCTGCTTCCCATTGTTCAACAAAATAAGTACGTTGCCATTTTTTTTAGATGCATTCATTGTTTGATCttcaaacatacaaaaaaagTACAACATGATCTCAGCATATAGTTTATAACGAGTCGAATTTTAATTTAAGCTAATAgcataaataactttttttattattagtgaATTTTAACTTGTGATAGCAGATTATTTCCGTCTTTAGaaaaagtttaatacttataataaatttatttataaccaTTGAACTAAGTTTTCTATGTCGGTGCGTAGAATTTAAACCATACTTCATTTTAAAGtactttcaaaataaaaaaaacgttattctaaaaaaaataaaagcattcatttttttaattaaagtcgcatcaaattttaaataagtaaaaattctCTACTTTGAATCCATTTTGAGACCATAGTCAAAATTCAGCACATGCATACAACCCGGCAATGCACACCAATACATGCAAaagaatacaataaaatatatgtaatctCTTATAATcgattaatataattaaaattaaaaggttATCATACGAAAATCCCTTTAATATATCTTGTGTTTTCCTTAATAatctatgttattttttatgaaaaaaagatTACATAAAAATCGAATCTTTCAAAGATCATGTTAAAGCTTGTTTGAGAATATATGAAGAGCTTTTATTAAAGGAAGCTGCTTCACTTTTCATATGGTTCCCTATGACATCTCTATTTTTTTGCAATATAAAAAGCTTTTATAATAATGCTCTCTTTTTCTAGGTGCCGTCGAATCACCTTcccatttatgtattattatctttttatatgttctatatatatatatatttagtaattttaatttcttttatcagtaataattataatataataaatatcttttttatttttaattaaaagatctCAAGATGACTCTTTTCAATACAAATTCGTCTTTATTAAGGAGCGAGTGAATAATTTGATGCTAATCTAAATTCAGTCAAATTTTTATTTCTGTCCCTTAATTATATTCATTGTTGGACTGAAGATTTTTGTGTCCCACCACAGGGAAACAAGACCTAAATTGACACCGTCTACCCTATTCCTCATATTCTTGTGTTCTATTTTCGGGTAAGCAATAATCACTTTCTATTCGTATACGTGAGCAAATGGTAAAAAAAGcatattgtaaatatttttatattttaaatttatatttgaatgaaCTGATTTCACCAAAACAACTGATCGTTGAGAGTACGTCgatattcatttgtcattggATAATAATTCAGATAGAAAATCCACACACATGATATATAGTCTAGGatatagatataaaaattaaatagattatGATATCTTTAACGTATCTTTTGACCCTTCACTCGGTATATATTATTCCTTGTTTCACAtagttatatataaaatgtaattaatagTGCAACTACTTTTTGATTGGGATACTTGCAGGGTAACTGGAATGCAAACGACCTATCTTATTGGATTAAAGAATTCCACAGCAACAATTACAACTGCCCTTGCTAACTTAGTCCCTGCAATTACATTCCTTCTTGCTGTCCTTTCTGGGTAAATTTTCACCTAAAAATTAACTATAATTGTGTAATATATGTCTAGTTTGAGTAAATTAAAGGGCTATTAACATTTTTTACACCCATTTAATTATCCATTTAGGCTTGAAAAAGTAGTATTGAGAAGTAAAGGAGGGCAAGCCAAAGTGATGGGGACAATGTTATGCATTTGTGGAGCTATGTTGCTATCTTTATATCATGGAAAAATGTTGATTGGACAATTGAAGATACATTGGAAATATTCACAACATCATAcaagtaaaaatattattcatgaCCCTAATAATAACACCCATGGAAACTTCTTCTTGGGGCCATTTCTAGTCATTATCAGTTGTATTGTTTATTCTTTATGGCTAATCATACAagtaagtatttattttttcacattaattaatttcaatttataaagtttttatttaagtcatattttagtttgatgaacttttattttatgttgattagCCTAGAGTGAATGAGAGGTATGCTGCTCCATATACCAGCACAACTTTGATGTGCTTCATGGCAAGTTTGGAGTGTACAATTATTGCCCTTTGTGTTAATAATCATGACAAAAATGCATGGTCTTTGAACCCCATCAGAGCTATTTCTGTCCTTTATAACGTAAGTATGTAGTAGtacaatattttctaaattatttttttggttttctacGTTGAAGCTCTGACTAAATTCAAACAGCTTAATACAACTTATTATTAATAGCACTAACACAtgttttgtatatataatatagggAATTATAAGCTCAGCGCTAGCCTTCTATTTGATTACATGGTGCATAAAAAGGAAAGGACCTCTATATGTCTCTGTATTCCTCCCATTGCTATTAGTCATTTCTTCCTTCCTCAGTTGGGCACTACTTGGCGAGAAATTATACATTGGCACGTaagtcaaaatttaatttttaaaaaaaatacttctttcATCTCATTTTATATGGCATCGTTATAATATTTCAGGAGATAAAGAGACTTTTAAAACTGTGGTCTAAAATAATCTTTAGATATTTGTGTAGTTGTCAATGAGGGAAATAATTATTTCGTACGTAATTTATGAGTAgtctaatattttgttttacatGTATATATTTTGAACAGAATTGTGGGATCAATGTTGACTGTTATTGGACTGTATGGTTTTCTATGGGGGAAGAAAAAGGAAATGGAGCGTATTAAAAAGGAGACAGAAGAAAAGGTATTTAATACTAAGAAGAACCAATTGACAAAGATTGATTTGGATTTGCAATTATCAGAAAATTCAAAACATAGCTTCACAAATGCTCAAAgcaaaatatgattatttactTTTACTGTTTATGGATCGATCAAATTAAAACCTTTGATCATCATCTTatcaaattcattatctttttcttttctagtCGGTAATCAATgttatcattaattattattctaatttaatttcatGTACAAGTACGTTTAACTATAGAGTTGTGTACGAATTGACAAAGCTATTAAATTAAGTTACATTCATAAGTTGGATATCTATATCGATTTGGAATAATCTCCAACACCGTGATATAGGGCAAGTaatgacttttaattttaaaaacatcaaattttttatgcatCCTGAAGACAAATTAAATTAGGTCTATTGTTGTAAAATGGAcgttcatataaatatattttatgttataagataaatatatatacacacaatatgttatgtgttaaaCATTCATATATTACATTTGGTGTCCAAGTATATACACCTTCTTCTCGTATCAAAGTGAGTAGCAAGAACAAGTGAAATATTGTAGTTCCGTCTTCTTTCTCTTCTTGTGTAGTTTATTCTTGGTCGATGGGTAAATAACGGGTCATATTTCAGC is part of the Solanum lycopersicum chromosome 1, SLM_r2.1 genome and harbors:
- the LOC101249688 gene encoding WAT1-related protein At1g09380-like precursor, which translates into the protein MGKNLFPFFLMVLVQLGSAGTAIISKIVMDDGMNPYVHLSYRQIIATISIAPFAYFFERETRPKLTPSTLFLIFLCSIFGVTGMQTTYLIGLKNSTATITTALANLVPAITFLLAVLSGLEKVVLRSKGGQAKVMGTMLCICGAMLLSLYHGKMLIGQLKIHWKYSQHHTSKNIIHDPNNNTHGNFFLGPFLVIISCIVYSLWLIIQPRVNERYAAPYTSTTLMCFMASLECTIIALCVNNHDKNAWSLNPIRAISVLYNGIISSALAFYLITWCIKRKGPLYVSVFLPLLLVISSFLSWALLGEKLYIGTIVGSMLTVIGLYGFLWGKKKEMERIKKETEEKVFNTKKNQLTKIDLDLQLSENSKHSFTNAQSKI